The DNA segment GTTGCTCGATAAAATCTGGAAATGGGATACAATCACCGTCCAGAAAAATAATATAATTATTATTTGCTCGTAGAACCGCTTTATTGCGGATTTTAGCGGCCTGGAAGCCTTCATCTTTTTGCCAAACATGCTTGAGAGAATAATTAAGTTGATGTTGTAATTGGTCAATTAATAGTCGAGTTGCATCAGTTGAGCCATCATCGGCTACGATGACTTCATTGGGTACTTGCGTTTGCTGTGCTAAGGCGGATAAAACTAAATATAAGGCGTCGGGACGATTGTAGGTAGTTACAATGACAGAAATAGTAGGTGATTTTAATAACATGGCGCTCTTCATCAGCTGATTAAATTTGCGTTAAAAAAAACAAAAATTTTAAAGTATTTTAAAGTATAATGAGTATATACGCATTGCACATCGAGAAGCTAATAGGGGCATACTGATGTTGCTATCATAAAAAAACAGTTATTTAGTTGTTTTTAACAGTTTCTAAATATTGATATTTTTATAGCTGCTAACACTCGATATTCATTTTTCTTGGCTTTCATCGAATGAAACACTTCCTGTATTCACTAGCGCGCTTACTCATCGTATTTTTAACAAGTAGTATCGTTTTTTTTGCCTTAGTGGTTATTACAGGCCGAATTTTAACTCCTTATTTGAATAAACAAGCACAAGGAATTTCCAACTTAGCCGCTAAAGTATTGCGCAAGCCGGTACAAATCAAGCAATTTTCTGTGGCTTGGGAGGGTCTAACGCCCATTTTTCACGGATCAGACGTGATTATTTGGGATAATACTCAAACCCATCCTATATTAAGCGTTAAACAACTTAATATAGGTATCGATATTTTTAATAGTTTACTTAGGGGAGGAATAAAATTAGGCCCTATCAGTGTGAATGGTATTGAATTAGTTGCGCACCAAACTAAAGATGATCAATTGGTTTTTTCTGGTATTAGCACATTGTTTAACCAATCTTCTGAGCTCAATTCGAATGCCATGAATGAATTAATCGCTTGGGTTTTAGCTGAACCACAATTAAGTTTAGAAAACGTGGGCTTAAAATTTTATCCGAAATCGGGTAGTGTATGGCCACCCATGCAAATAAATCTGCTATTAAAAAATAGCGGTGATCAACATCAATTAAGTGGTCGATTAAGTTTTTTACAAGAAAACTTTTCTGAATTAAATTTTAAAGTTAATTTGAATGGCCCCCCATTATCATTCTCCCAGAACCATCTGAGCGGACCAGTTTTTTTACATGGCCAAAATGTTTTTCTGGATCGGTGGTTAAAGTTATGGAAACCAAGCTGGCAACTGCAAAACGCGAGAACAAATTTTAAAATATGGGCCAATTGGGACTCTGATCATTTTACACAGTTTCAAGGATTGATTACTAATTTACATGCAGTATCAATTATAGTTAATAAACAAGCGCCCATTTCTTTTTCGCCTTTTTCGGCGCATATACTTTGGCAAAATATAAAGCAAGAGAATTGGAGCATAGACGTTATCGTCCATAATTTCGGTATGCAAACTTGGCAAAAAATCCCAGGGATCCAAGGACTAGATGCCTATCTACATATGACACCTAGCATGGGAAACCTCATTGCACATGCTAACGATTGCAGCCTAGATTTTAATAAACTATTTAAAGCGCCGATATATTTAGATAGTTTAACAAGTCAATTGAATTGGCAGCAAAAAAATGGGGAGTGGGTAATTCAAGTACCACAATTTGAAGCAGTCAATCAGGATATATCGGTTAATTCACAATTTTCTTTGTTAGTTCCAAAACGCGCTATTCAATCGCAGATTAGTTTATTAGCGCATGTAAAAATACATAAAACAACACATATTGGCTATTATTTACCACAAACTGTTTTAGGGCCAGAACTTTTACATTGGCTGAGTACAGCTATTACTAAAGGGTCAGGTATAGGAACTTTAGTGTTGCAGGGTCCTTTGAATCAGTTTCCTTTTGATCAACATAATGGAACTTTTTTAATTGATACACAAATAAAAGATGCTACTTTAAATTATGAAGGAGCTTGGCCTAGCTTGCAAAAAATTAATGGCGAACTTATTTTTGCTGGTCGGCAAATGCAAGTCTTAATCGATACTGCAGAGTTGTTGGGTACAAACTTAAAGAATATACAAGCTAGTATTCCGATTATTAAGAAAAATGTACAGGCTGTATTACATATTGTTAGTGATGAGATTCATACTCGTCTAGAAATAGGACAACGTTTTTTAATTGCTACACCATTATCTCATGGAACATTAAGTCAATTAAAAAACTTAATACTGATAGGTCCTTTACAACTTAGTCTGCAAATAGCTATCCCTCTTGAAACAGGAAAACAAAAATTAAAATTACTGGGCCTTGCTCGCACAGAAAATGCTAAACTGAAAATTCCTGCACATAACATTCAATTAGATCAGTTAACTGGACCTTTCAGCTTTAATCAGGATGGAGTATCGGCACAAAAATTGACAGGAATATTATGGAAAAAGCCCATAGAGCTGTCTATTCGTTCGACACCGAATCTGCAAATTACCATAAATTATGATGGTATCCTGACTAATTTAAAACCCGAACAAAATGGTTGGCGCTTTAGTATTGATAATCAAGCGGCAAAAGGAACTGTTTTGATTCCTAATAGTAATTTACAAGCAATTCTAGCAAATTTTGACATTATTAATTTAGACTCATCGATTGAATCTAATAAGATTAATAGTTGGAATTTCAAGCAATTACCTAAGATTAATTTAAACGCAAGAGAGGTACGTTATAAGGAGATTAATTTTGGAGCAGTGCAATTGAAGTTAAATCCTATATTAGGTGGCGTGTTAGTGAGAGAATTAAATGCGGGAAATGCAAATTATCACTTGATAGCTAATGGCGCTTGGCATACCCAAGACGGGAGCTCCACTGAACTGATGGGCCAGTTAGACAGTGCGAATTTAAGCAATTTTTTAAGAAGTTGGGGCTTGCCGGCCAGCATCATCGCTGAACAGGCACATATGCGATTTAATTTGAATTGGCAGGGTGCTCCCTATCAGGTCAGTTTTACTAAACTTAAAGGTCATTTTTCTTTTACTGCAAGTAATGGTCAGATTGTTGATATTGGATCCAGTAACGAAGCTAAATTAAATTTTGGTCGATTGCTTACTTTTTTAAGTATACAAAGCTTAACTAAACGTTTGCAGCTAGATTTTAGTGATTTAAAAACCAAAGGTTTTGATTTTACAAATATACAAGGTAATTTTATTTTACGAAATGGTAATGCTATTACTCGCGATGTCACCATCGAAGGGCCGGTTGCGAAAATAAGCATTACTGGCCGAATTGGGATGTTGAATAAAGACTATGATTTGATTATTAAGGTGCTTCCACATTTTACTTCTAGCTTACCAGTGATAGTTGGTTTGGCAGGTGGTCCGGTGGCTGGTGTTGTGACTTGGTTAGCTAATGCGGTGTTAGGTTCTACCGTACAAAAAATTGCAGAGACGTCGTATCACATTACGGGATCTTGGAGTAAACCTGATGTGGTTAAAACCTCTACTTAGGCATTCGAATTAAATAATAAAAAATAGTTTACCTTGACAATTTATTGCGATAAATTATTGCCCTTTCCATAGCAATTTAATGTCAATATAATAAGAAGGGTGATTATGTTTAATCTTTCAGCTAAAGAATTTTCTGATAAGTATTACTGTAAAGAGCGCAACCATCAATCTAATAATTATTACAGATTAGATTGTGAATCCGGTGAAGGCCTAATTAATCCTTTACTGAAAGAATTGGAAAAAAATTTTATAAAATTAAAAAAAAAACCTGCAGAACAAAGGAAAAAGGCATTTGAATTATATCTTGAATTTTTTTTAAAAAAATGTATTAACATTAATCGTAGTTTTTCTGATGCGATTCAGTTTTTGTCAATTTGGTTAAAAATATCTCCAGATATTTTTTTAACTGCACTAAAAAATAACGAATTAAAGCTGTTTTTCAATAGAACCGAATACGATCATGACGGGGATAAGTGGTATTTCCCAAAATTATTGAAAATTCTTTCGCCATTAATAAAACAAAATCTTACTACTGCCGATGAACTTTTGTTTAATATATTTGAAACTTTTGATTTTTTCGCTGAGCCGGAAATTTTTGTCAGCGAAATAATAGGTTATGATCGATTGGAATGGTGCATTAAACAAAGCCCTGCAGTTTTTAAACAAGCTTTATTGTCGAAAGTTCAAGAGTTTGTTAAGCAATACAACACTATCGATATAGGTTTGCATAGTCGCAAATATTTAAATGATGCAATTCAAGCGATTAATGGTATTCAAACAACAAAAATAGAAAGACAAACCGAGCGTCTGGAATTAGCTTCATTTCTGAAAAATAATATTTTTAGTTACCCTAGCATTAAGAACTTCAATTCATCAGATTCGTTTTTAGCTTTTCCTCGAACTAATTATAATCGAAGTAATAACTATTAAATTTGCTGAGATCACTAAAATTGCATCCTGACTTCAGCTAAGTTAGGATGACAAACATGATGAAAAATAGTCTTACTTTAGCCCGTGAAACCCTGTTAGACCCCGCTGGATTGACTGAAAACCAGTTACAGGTCATTTTAGGCCGATTATTAACGCCTAAAGTTGATATGGCCGATCTTTATTTTCAAGCAACTCAGTTAGAGAGTTGGGTATTAGAAGATAGTATCGTTAAAAATGGTAGTTTTAATATTGAGCGTGGTGTCGGTGTCCGTGCCATCAGCGGCGAAAAAACAGGTTTTGCTTATTCAGATGATATTATATTACCTGCTTTGGAATCAGCGGCGACCATGGCGGGGAGTATTGTTAGAACTGGGCAGCATGGCCAAATCCATGCTTGGCAGAAAAATTCGCTTATAAAGCCATTATATCAACCAATTAACCCTATTTCTTCCTGGACTGAACAACAGAAATTAAGTTTGCTTCGTGAAGTTGACGAAGTGGCGCGTGCTTGTGATCCCCGTATTAAACACGTGAATGTCAGTTTAATTGGTGCACAAGAAGTGGTTCTAGTGATTAATAGTGAGGGCTGTATGGCAGCCGATATTCGACCTTTAGTGCGATTAAATATTAGTGTAATTGCAGAAGATAAAGGTTTGCGCGAACAAGGTTTTGCCGGTGGTGGTGGTCGCACCGATTATAGCTATTTTATTAAAGATCTGATGGCCGCTGAGTTAGCAAAAGAAGCGGTCCGCTTAGCTATTCTGAATTTAGATGCAGTAAAAGCACCTGCCGGTACGATGCCCATCGTGTTAGGACCTGGTTGGCCTGGGGTTTTATTGCATGAAGCCGTAGGACATGGTTTAGAAGGAGACTTCAATCGCAAAGGAAGCTCAGCATTTTCAGGTCGAATCGGTGAGCGTGTCGCTTCTCCAGGATGTACCGTAGTCGATGATGGAACGATCCCTAATCGACGCGGATCGCTCACTATCGATGATGAAGGCACACCAACACAGCGCACTGTTTTAATTGAAAAAGGTATTTTAAAAGCCTATATGATGGATAAATTAAATGCGCGCTTGATGGGGACGGAATCGACAGGAAATGGTCGCCGCGAATCGTTTGCGCATTTACCGATGCCGCGCATGACCAATACCTATATGTTACCCGGTCCTTATGTACCAGAAGAAATTATAGCAACTGTTAAAAAAGGACTTTATGCTGTGAATTTTTCTGGTGGTCAGGTGGATATTACTTCAGGAAAATTTGTATTTTCTGCCTGTGAAGCTTATTTAATTGAAAATGGTCAAATAACACGGCCGGTTAAAGGAGCCACTTTAATTGGTAATGGCCCCGATGTGTTAACGCAAGTTTCCATGATCGGTAATGATCTAAAATTAGATAGCGGTATTGGCAGTTGTGGTAAAGAAGGCCAGAGCGTTCCTGTAGGAGTCGGACAACCCACATTAAAAATAGATGCTTTAACAGTAGGTGGTACTGCCATTTAACAAGAAAAAAATATGACAGAACAACATACATCGCAAAACCACAATGGTTTTTATAGTTATCGACGTTTGCTACATTATCTGCACCATTATTGGGGTTGGTTTTTATTAGGTATCATCGGAACTATTTTATTGGCGGGCACCGATGCTGGATTTGTTGGGTTTTTAAACCCATTACTTAATAAAGGTTTTGTCGCTAAAGACCAACATTTTATACGTCTTCTCCCTTTTATTTTAATCTTTGCAGTTTTAATGCGTTGCATAGCTAATTTTTTGTCCAGTTATTGCTTAGCACGTGTCGCAAGAAGTGTGGTGATGAATATACGCCAGGACATACTTATTAAATTGTTACGTTTACCCGCTAAATTTTATGACAATATGACATCTGGTCAATTGCTTTCTGCCATTATTTATAATGTGGATCAGATCGCTAATGCGAGTACTACTGCTTTAATTACTTTAGTGCAAGAAAGTTTTATTGTGCTGTGTCTGATCGGCGTTATGTTCATACAGAGTTGGCAATTGAGTCTATTATTTTTTATTGCCGTACCGACCATGATTTGGATTGCTCGCTATTCCAGCAGACGTATGCGAGGTTTGAATAATGCTGTTCAAGATTCGATGAGTGAAATGACACAAGTTGCAGAAGAAGTCATCGATGGCTATAAAGTGATCCGTACGTTTGGTGGCGAAGAATATGAAACTAAAAAATTTCAAACCTTATTAGAAAGGAATAGATTTCGTGAGTTAAAAGTCGTTGTTACTAGCTCTTTAGCAAGCGCAGGTGTTCAGCTTATTGCCGGTGGGATTGCCGTGATTACTATTTATCTGGCGGTTTCGCATTTTACGCATATTAATGCAGGTGCATTTATTGCTATGGTAACTTCAATGTTGTTGTTGTTAAAGCCAATGCGTAATTTAGCTGCGGTGAATAGCATCATACAACGTGGAATTGCTGCAGCCGGCAGTATTTTTAATTTATTAGATGAAAAGAATGAATTGGATGAAGGTACGCACACATTTAACGTCCTAAAAGGTTGTTTAGAATATCGAAATGTAAACTTTGCCTATTCATCCGAGCAACCTGTTTTACAAGATATCAATTTTACAATTAATCCTGCTGAGACCGTTGCGTTGGTGGGACGTTCAGGCAGTGGAAAATCTACGTTAGTAAATTTATTACCACGTTTCTACGATAATTATTTAGGAAAAATTTTAATAGACGGTGTTGATATCCGTGAATTAAAACTAAAAGATTTGCGTAGTCAGTTTGCTTTAGTATCTCAGCATGTAACATTATTTAATGACACCATTGCCCATAATATTGCTTATGGACAATTAAGCAATGTGAGTGAATCTATGATAATACGGGCGGCTAAGGCAGCACATGCCATGGAATTTATCGAGCAATTACCACAAGGACTAAATACTTTAATTGGTGAAAATGGTGTGTTACTATCAGGCGGTCAACGGCAACGGATTGCAATTGCACGCGCGCTACTTAAAAATTCCCCATTTTTAATTTTAGATGAAGCAACCTCTGCATTAGACACCGAAGCAGAACGTCATATACAAGCTGCGCTAGAAGAACTTATGCATAATCGTACGACGTTGGTTATTGCACACCGCCTTTCCACTGTAGAAAGGGCTAAACAGATTTTAGTGCTTGATGCAGGTCGTATTGTTGAAAGAGGGACACACCAAGAGTTACTCGCAAAAAATGGTTATTACGCCAAACTTTACAGTATGCAGTTTAGAGATTAAATAATTTTAAAAATAAACTTATTTAA comes from the Rickettsiella endosymbiont of Rhagonycha lignosa genome and includes:
- a CDS encoding YhdP family protein; amino-acid sequence: MKHFLYSLARLLIVFLTSSIVFFALVVITGRILTPYLNKQAQGISNLAAKVLRKPVQIKQFSVAWEGLTPIFHGSDVIIWDNTQTHPILSVKQLNIGIDIFNSLLRGGIKLGPISVNGIELVAHQTKDDQLVFSGISTLFNQSSELNSNAMNELIAWVLAEPQLSLENVGLKFYPKSGSVWPPMQINLLLKNSGDQHQLSGRLSFLQENFSELNFKVNLNGPPLSFSQNHLSGPVFLHGQNVFLDRWLKLWKPSWQLQNARTNFKIWANWDSDHFTQFQGLITNLHAVSIIVNKQAPISFSPFSAHILWQNIKQENWSIDVIVHNFGMQTWQKIPGIQGLDAYLHMTPSMGNLIAHANDCSLDFNKLFKAPIYLDSLTSQLNWQQKNGEWVIQVPQFEAVNQDISVNSQFSLLVPKRAIQSQISLLAHVKIHKTTHIGYYLPQTVLGPELLHWLSTAITKGSGIGTLVLQGPLNQFPFDQHNGTFLIDTQIKDATLNYEGAWPSLQKINGELIFAGRQMQVLIDTAELLGTNLKNIQASIPIIKKNVQAVLHIVSDEIHTRLEIGQRFLIATPLSHGTLSQLKNLILIGPLQLSLQIAIPLETGKQKLKLLGLARTENAKLKIPAHNIQLDQLTGPFSFNQDGVSAQKLTGILWKKPIELSIRSTPNLQITINYDGILTNLKPEQNGWRFSIDNQAAKGTVLIPNSNLQAILANFDIINLDSSIESNKINSWNFKQLPKINLNAREVRYKEINFGAVQLKLNPILGGVLVRELNAGNANYHLIANGAWHTQDGSSTELMGQLDSANLSNFLRSWGLPASIIAEQAHMRFNLNWQGAPYQVSFTKLKGHFSFTASNGQIVDIGSSNEAKLNFGRLLTFLSIQSLTKRLQLDFSDLKTKGFDFTNIQGNFILRNGNAITRDVTIEGPVAKISITGRIGMLNKDYDLIIKVLPHFTSSLPVIVGLAGGPVAGVVTWLANAVLGSTVQKIAETSYHITGSWSKPDVVKTST
- the tldD gene encoding metalloprotease TldD; protein product: MKNSLTLARETLLDPAGLTENQLQVILGRLLTPKVDMADLYFQATQLESWVLEDSIVKNGSFNIERGVGVRAISGEKTGFAYSDDIILPALESAATMAGSIVRTGQHGQIHAWQKNSLIKPLYQPINPISSWTEQQKLSLLREVDEVARACDPRIKHVNVSLIGAQEVVLVINSEGCMAADIRPLVRLNISVIAEDKGLREQGFAGGGGRTDYSYFIKDLMAAELAKEAVRLAILNLDAVKAPAGTMPIVLGPGWPGVLLHEAVGHGLEGDFNRKGSSAFSGRIGERVASPGCTVVDDGTIPNRRGSLTIDDEGTPTQRTVLIEKGILKAYMMDKLNARLMGTESTGNGRRESFAHLPMPRMTNTYMLPGPYVPEEIIATVKKGLYAVNFSGGQVDITSGKFVFSACEAYLIENGQITRPVKGATLIGNGPDVLTQVSMIGNDLKLDSGIGSCGKEGQSVPVGVGQPTLKIDALTVGGTAI
- the msbA gene encoding lipid A export permease/ATP-binding protein MsbA, yielding MTEQHTSQNHNGFYSYRRLLHYLHHYWGWFLLGIIGTILLAGTDAGFVGFLNPLLNKGFVAKDQHFIRLLPFILIFAVLMRCIANFLSSYCLARVARSVVMNIRQDILIKLLRLPAKFYDNMTSGQLLSAIIYNVDQIANASTTALITLVQESFIVLCLIGVMFIQSWQLSLLFFIAVPTMIWIARYSSRRMRGLNNAVQDSMSEMTQVAEEVIDGYKVIRTFGGEEYETKKFQTLLERNRFRELKVVVTSSLASAGVQLIAGGIAVITIYLAVSHFTHINAGAFIAMVTSMLLLLKPMRNLAAVNSIIQRGIAAAGSIFNLLDEKNELDEGTHTFNVLKGCLEYRNVNFAYSSEQPVLQDINFTINPAETVALVGRSGSGKSTLVNLLPRFYDNYLGKILIDGVDIRELKLKDLRSQFALVSQHVTLFNDTIAHNIAYGQLSNVSESMIIRAAKAAHAMEFIEQLPQGLNTLIGENGVLLSGGQRQRIAIARALLKNSPFLILDEATSALDTEAERHIQAALEELMHNRTTLVIAHRLSTVERAKQILVLDAGRIVERGTHQELLAKNGYYAKLYSMQFRD